One Glycine soja cultivar W05 chromosome 2, ASM419377v2, whole genome shotgun sequence genomic region harbors:
- the LOC114370548 gene encoding STS14 protein-like: MKMVHGALFLLAAVATFHVSSEAEAPPLAPELSAAAREFLEAHNQARAAVGVEPLRWSEQLANVTSKLARYQRDKLGCQFANLSTGKYGANQLLAWGTAVTPRMAVEEWVKQKQFYNHADNSCVPNHRCGVYTQVVWRKSLELGCARATCVKEQASLTICFYNPPGNYIGESPY, translated from the coding sequence ATGAAAATGGTTCATGGTGCATTGTTTTTGCTGGCTGCAGTGGCCACGTTCCACGTGTCATCGGAGGCGGAAGCTCCGCCCCTGGCACCGGAGCTCTCCGCGGCGGCTAGAGAGTTCTTGGAGGCGCACAACCAAGCGAGGGCGGCGGTGGGGGTGGAACCGCTGCGGTGGAGCGAGCAGCTGGCGAACGTGACGAGCAAGCTGGCGCGGTACCAGCGGGACAAGCTGGGGTGCCAGTTCGCGAACCTGAGCACCGGCAAGTACGGCGCGAACCAGCTCTTGGCATGGGGCACGGCGGTGACGCCGCGCATGGCGGTTGAGGAGTGGGTGAAGCAGAAGCAGTTCTACAACCACGCCGACAACTCCTGCGTCCCCAACCACCGGTGCGGCGTCTACACGCAGGTTGTGTGGAGAAAGTCGCTTGAGCTCGGGTGCGCTCGAGCGACGTGTGTGAAGGAACAGGCTAGCTTGACCATTTGCTTCTATAATCCTCCTGGGAACTACATTGGAGAAAGCCCATACTAA
- the LOC114382541 gene encoding uncharacterized protein LOC114382541 has translation MFQGMMGFEGLVPRHKRSKSFPDKKRDGDDNPYNHLEASDRTNQDTGYLTECVKPRKKQTPTSDLQHSLKQEILLLEKRLQDQFEVRCTLEKALGYRPTSLVNSNETILPKPTSKLIKEIAVLELEVVYLEQYLLSLYRKAFDQQLPSVAPFTKEEKVKSPPSTPRARLVEVSKPEVLTKRGSSAVQSIDHELDTLQKEYSGYEHETLRKEYNVHQPEGKHLDSGVYRCHSSLSQCTTFTTRVSAPAAEVLTESLRTCHSQPLSMMEYAQNVDASSRIISLAEHLGTRISDHIPDTPNRLSEDMVKCISAIYCKLADPSTTNPGLSSPSSSLSSTSAFSIADQVDMWSPGLRNNSSFDVRLDNPFHVEGLKEFSGPYSTMVEVSWIYRENQKFGDTEQLLKNFRSLICQLEEVDPGKLKNEDKLAFWINIHNALVMHAFLAYGIPQNNVKRVFLLLKAAYNIGGHTISADTIQNTILRCRLPRPGQWFRLFFSPRTKFKAGDGRQAYPIERPEPLLHFALCSGNHSDPAVRIYTPKRVLQELEVAKEEYIRATFGVRKDQKIIFPKLVESFVKDSGLCPAGTMEMIQKSLPESLRKSVKKCDLAKSKKSIEWIPHNFTFRYLIPKELVK, from the exons ATGTTCCAGG GCATGATGGGGTTTGAAGGGTTGGTTCCAAGGCACAAGCGTTCTAAGAG CTTTCCTGATAAAAAAAGAGACGGGGATGATAATCCATATAATCATCTTGAGGCCTCAGATCGAACAAATCAG GATACAGGGTACCTCACGGAATGCGTTAAACCTAGGAAAAAACAAACCCCTACAAGTGATCTTCAACATAGTTTGAagcaagag ATTCTACTATTAGAGAAAAGACTACAAGACCAATTTGAGGTTAGATGCACGTTAGAAAAGGCACTTGGATACAGACCTACATCTCTTGTTAATTCGAATGAAACGATACTGCCCAAG CCAACgtccaaattaattaaagaaattgcGGTGTTAGAGTTAGAAGTTGTGTATTTGGAACAATATCTTCTCTCCTTGTATCGTAAAGCATTTGATCAACAATTACCCTCTGTAGCTCCATTCACCAAGGAGGAAAAAGTAAAGTCTCCTCCATCAACACCTAGAGCAAGATTAGTTGAAGTATCTAAGCCTGAAGTGTTAACCAAAAGAGGAAGCTCTGCAGTACAATCAATTGATCATGAGCTTGATACTCTACAAAAGGAATATAGTGGATATGAACATGAGACGCTAAGGAAAgaatacaatgtacatcaaccAGAAGGAAAGCATTTAGACTCAGGTGTATATCGTTGCCACTCCTCGTTATCCCAGTGTACAACATTTACAACAAGAGTATCTGCTCCAGCCGCAGAAGTATTAACCGAATCTCTGCGCACCTGCCATTCCCAACCATTGTCCATGATGGAG TATGCCCAAAATGTTGATGCTTCATCAAGAATAATCAGCCTGGCAGAACATCTTGGTACCCGAATATCTGATCATATTCCAGATACACCAAATAGGCTTTCTGAGGATATGGTCAAATGTATATCGGCTATATATTGCAAACTCGCGGATCCATCTACAACAAATCCAGGCCTTTCATCTCCCAGTTCATCCTTGTCTTCAACTAGTGCCTTTTCTATTGCAGATCAAGTAGACATGTGGAGTCCAGGTTTGAGGAATAATTCCTCATTCGATGTACGGTTAGACAATCCTTTCCATGTGGAAGGACTCAAGGAGTTTAGTGGGCCATACAGCACCATGGTTGAGGTATCATGGATTTACAGagaaaatcagaaatttggtgATACCGAGCAGTTGCTCAAGAATTTCAG GTCACTTATTTGTCAATTAGAAGAAGTAGATCCTGGGAAGTTGAAAAACGAGGACAAGTTAGCTTTCTGGATCAACATACACAATGCTTTGGTGATGCAT GCATTTTTGGCTTATGGAATTCCACAAAACAATGTGAAAAGGGTATTCCTTCTGTTAAAG GCTGCATATAACATTGGGGGTCATACAATCAGTGCAGACACAATACAGAACACTATACTCAGGTGCCGGTTGCCTCGCCCTGGACAG TGGTTTCGCTTGTTCTTTTCTCCAAGGACAAAATTCAAAGCTGGAGATGGACGACAAGCATACCCGATTGAGCGTCCTGAGCCTCTTCTACACTTTGCACTCTGTTCAGGAAACCATTCTGATCCAGCG GTACGCATATATACACCCAAGAGAGTGCTTCAAGAACTAGAAGTTGCAAAGGAAGAGTACATTCGAGCTACCTTTGGGGTACGCAAGGAccagaaaataatttttcccaAGCTTGTAGAGTCTTTCGTCAAGGACTCGGGTTTGTGCCCTGCTGGTACCATGGAGATGATCCAAAAGTCTCTACCTGAATCTCTAAGAAAGAGTGTAAAGAAGTGTGACCTCGCAAAATCCAAGAAGAGCATAGAATGGATTCCACACAACTTTACTTTTCGATATCTCATACCTAAGGAGCTTGTAAAATAA